From a region of the Helianthus annuus cultivar XRQ/B chromosome 5, HanXRQr2.0-SUNRISE, whole genome shotgun sequence genome:
- the LOC110940873 gene encoding glycosyltransferase family 92 protein Os08g0121900, with protein sequence MALKIRTFFLYVSISIVSFTATYHLLSPTVSDQLRRRPPVYFPNPRLRPYASKNHIINEQDTITSQPSNDVESETLQVHIPVNNDSMRVFRKPDLSIANVSVLFPSWEALVIVSNDVVFDRNYTTPSSLFCLFDTDEISPARFTGTMSFPDRNTYTCPLPKRVLRRLPFRQPVLTKTPVQSIQPVQPAPELLRWNFIVYEIVETENDVVLLAKGINNRQGVNRSPTEFKCLFGDDIVNGVTTSVTSSVQEVFRCQRPELTEFGQNLVRVSLLIVQNKQVVPSLAYYTPQRKIAIGGTKSLLCACTMVYNVAKFLKEWVIYHSKIGVDKFILYDNGSDDDLEEVVDLLKSKGYDVETRFWLWPKTQEGGFSHAVLHAKTMCRWMMFIDVDEFVYSPSWASSKPSKSLLQSLLPTNLYGQLIIRCYEFGPSNQTTHPLAGVTQGYTCRKEIENRHKSIVLLDAIHESLLNVIHHFKLKDGYKSKKANIGTVVVNHYKYQAWPEFKAKFRRRVSAYVVDWTRSVNLKSNDRAPGLGYLAVEPKGWEERFCEVYDNRLKHLTRRWFGSRKGQSEFGMIWQNI encoded by the coding sequence ATGGCCCTAAAGATACGTACATTCTTCCTGTACGTATCCATCTCCATCGTCTCATTCACCGCCACTTACCACCTCCTCTCACCAACTGTCTCCGATCAGTTACGCCGCCGTCCCCCCGTCTACTTCCCTAACCCTCGCCTCCGCCCTTACGCCAGCAAAAACCATATCATCAACGAACAAGACACAATCACCAGTCAACCTTCAAACGACGTCGAATCGGAAACACTTCAGGTACACATTCCAGTTAATAATGATTCCATGCGTGTGTTTCGGAAACCTGATTTATCGATTGCGAATGTATCGGTTTTGTTTCCGTCTTGGGAGGCACTAGTCATTGTTTCAAACGACGTCGTATTTGATAGGAATTATACGACGCCGTCGTCCTTGTTCTGTTTATTTGATACCGACGAGATTTCTCCGGCTAGGTTTACTGGAACGATGTCGTTTCCAGATCGGAATACGTACACGTGTCCGTTGCCGAAACGTGTTCTCCGCCGACTGCCGTTTCGTCAGCCGGTTTTAACTAAAACGCCGGTTCAGTCAATTCAGCCGGTTCAGCCGGCGCCGGAGCTTCTCCGGTGGAACTTTATTGTTTACGAGATTGTTGAAACGGAGAACGACGTCGTTTTGCTTGCGAAAGGGATTAATAATCGTCAAGGAGTTAACAGAAGTCCAACGGAATTTAAATGTCTTTTTGGTGACGATATCGTTAACGGCGTTACTACTTCTGTTACTAGCTCTGTGCAAGAAGTCTTCAGATGTCAACGGCCTGAGTTAACGGAGTTTGGTCAAAATTTAGTCAGAGTGTCTCTTCTTATTGTTCAAAACAAACAGGTGGTTCCGTCCTTGGCGTATTATACGCCCCAGCGCAAAATAGCAATAGGTGGTACAAAGTCGCTATTGTGCGCATGTACCATGGTTTACAATGTGGCTAAATTTTTGAAAGAGTGGGTGATTTACCATTCCAAAATTGGGGTTGATAAATTCATTTTGTATGACAATGGAAGTGATGATGATTTGGAGGAAGTTgtggatttgttgaaatcgaaagGGTACGATGTCGAGACTCGTTTTTGGCTATGGCCAAAAACCCAAGAAGGAGGTTTCTCGCATGCGGTGTTACATGCAAAAACCATGTGTCGTTGGATGATGTTCATTGATGTGGATGAATTTGTTTATTCGCCATCATGGGCGTCATCTAAACCGTCAAAATCACTTTTACAATCACTTTTGCCAACGAATCTGTACGGTCAGTTAATCATTCGTTGTTACGAATTTGGCCCATCGAATCAGACGACACACCCGTTAGCGGGAGTGACACAGGGTTATACTtgtagaaaagaaattgaaaaccGACACAAATCAATAGTGCTTCTTGATGCGATTCATGAGTCTTTGCTCAATGTGATTCATCATTTCAAGTTAAAAGACGGGTATAAAAGCAAGAAAGCGAATATTGGAACCGTGGTTGTGAACCATTATAAGTACCAAGCGTGGCCCGAGTTCAAGGCCAAGTTTAGAAGAAGAGTGTCGGCTTATGTTGTGGACTGGACCCGTTCGGTTAATTTGAAATCAAATGATCGGGCTCCTGGGCTCGGGTATCTAGCGGTTGAGCCCAAAGGGTGGGAGGAAAGATTTTGTGAAGTTTATGATAACCGGTTAAAGCATTTAACGAGAAGATGGTTTGGGAGTCGAAAAGGGCAATCCGAGTTTGGTATGATTTGGCAAAATATATAA